The genomic region TGAGACAGAGCCGGCCGTATACCGGACTTGCCCGCCGCCGCCCCCCTGCGCATGATAGTGCGGCAGGTCAGGACAACATCATCGCCATTGGCGCCAGGGAAGGTGCACATGCAAAGGATCCCGCTTCATTCGGTGGAGGAGCTGTTGCGACTGGTGGACGGCCGCAGGCCGCCGCCCGACCGGCCGCTCGGCAGCATCCTGCTCGAATCCAAACTCATCAATCCGGCCCAGCTGGACCAGGCCCTGGCCCGCCAGCGGCAGGAGCGCAGCAAACACCTCGGACGCATACTGATCGAAAGCGGGCAGCTCAGCGTCGGGCAGATCAACGAGGCGCTCGCCAGCAAATTCGGCATTCCCTGTGTCGTGCTCGAATACCTGCAACTGGATGCCGCCGTGCTGGCGCGGTTGCCCGCCGAGTTCGCCGTGCAGCATTCGGTGCTTCCGCTGGCCGAGAGTGGCGAGCGGCTGATCGTGGCGCTCGAGAACCCGCTCGATGCCGCCACGCTGGAGCTGATCCGCTTCAACACCGGCGCCAGCGTGGTCCCGGTGCTGGCCGCGGCGGAGGACATCGCGCTCGCCCACAACCGGTATTATTCGCAGGCCGACGAGGATGAGGCGCTGGAGGTGGCCAGGCCGGATGCGCCGCCCGACGACGCGGACGCCGAAGCGTCCGCGGATCCGTCCACGCGCGAAGCGACGCGCAAGCCCATCGTCCGCCTGCTGAGCGCCGTCATACTGCAAGGCATCATGCGACGCGCCTCCGACATCAATATCCGCCCGGATCGCGATCGCGTCGGCGTCTATTACCGGATCGACGGCAGCCTGCAGTACGCGCGCGCTCTGCACAAATCGCTGCTCCCGGCCCTGGTGAGCCGGGTCAAGATCATCGGCCACATGAACATTGCCGAACGCCGCCTGCCGCAGGAGGGTAACGCGAGGCTGCATCGCGGCGGGCGCGACATTGACCTGCGCATCTCGGTGATCCCCACGGTGAACGGAGAGAGCGTGGTGATCCGCATCCTCGACAAGGAGGTCGGCCTCAAGCCGTTCATGCAGCTCGGCCTGCCGGAGCGCGAGGCCGGCCATATGCTGCGCATCCTGCAGCGCCCGCACGGCCTGCTGCTGGTCGCCGGCCCGACCGGCTCGGGAAAATCGACCACAT from Gammaproteobacteria bacterium harbors:
- the tadA gene encoding Flp pilus assembly complex ATPase component TadA, coding for MQRIPLHSVEELLRLVDGRRPPPDRPLGSILLESKLINPAQLDQALARQRQERSKHLGRILIESGQLSVGQINEALASKFGIPCVVLEYLQLDAAVLARLPAEFAVQHSVLPLAESGERLIVALENPLDAATLELIRFNTGASVVPVLAAAEDIALAHNRYYSQADEDEALEVARPDAPPDDADAEASADPSTREATRKPIVRLLSAVILQGIMRRASDINIRPDRDRVGVYYRIDGSLQYARALHKSLLPALVSRVKIIGHMNIAERRLPQEGNARLHRGGRDIDLRISVIPTVNGESVVIRILDKEVGLKPFMQLGLPEREAGHMLRILQRPHGLLLVAGPTGSGKSTTLYALLNEIRTTGAHILSVEDPVEYGMDGVEQVQIADRIGLGFAEVLRRFLRHDPDVIMVGEIRDGKTAAIACQAALTGHLVLSTLHTNSAPDTVTRLIDMGMEPYILASILLGVMSQRLIRLNCTRCSHPEEAGALPPHPVRGQGWGRGEFRRGAGCAACNFTGYAGRCVICEVLPVTPEIAALIGSGAPAAALAALAREQGMTPLLGQALQLAREGRTSLEEALAVAGA